In the Sarcophilus harrisii chromosome 1, mSarHar1.11, whole genome shotgun sequence genome, one interval contains:
- the HNRNPK gene encoding heterogeneous nuclear ribonucleoprotein K isoform X7 yields the protein METEQPEETFPNTETNGEFGKRPAEDMEEEQAFKRSRNTDEMVELRILLQSKNAGAVIGKGGKNIKALRTDYNASVSVPDSSGPERILSISADIETIGEILKKIIPTLEEYQHYKGSDFDCELRLLIHQSLAGGIIGVKGAKIKELRENTQTTIKLFQECCPHSTDRVVLIGGKPDRVVECIKIILDLISESPIKGRAQPYDPNFYDETYDYGGFTMMFDDRRGRPVGFPMRGRGGFDRMPPGRGGRPMPPSRRDYDDMSPRRGPPPPPPGRGGRGGSRARNLPLPPPPPPRGGDLMAYDRRGRPGDRYDGMVGFSADETWDSAIDTWSPSEWQMAYEPQGGSGYDYSYAGGRGSYGDLGGPIITTQVTIPKDLAGSIIGKGGQRIKQIRHESGASIKIDEPLEGSEDRIITITGTQDQIQNAQYLLQNSVKQYSGKFF from the exons ATGGAGACTGAGCAACCAGAAGAAACCTTCCCCAATACTGAAACTAATGGTGAATTTG GTAAACGCCCTGCTGAAGATATGGAGGAGGAGCAGGCCTTTAAAAGATCTAGAAACACTGACGAGATGGTTGAACTGCGCATTTTGCTTCAAAGCAAG AATGCTGGAGCAGTGATTGGGAAAGGAGGCAAAAATATCAAAGCTCTTCGTACAGAC TACAATGCCAGTGTTTCAGTCCCAGACAGCAGTGGCCCCGAGCG CATATTGAGTATCAGTGCAGATATTGAAACAATTGgagaaattctgaagaaaatcaTCCCTACCTTGGAAGAG TATCAACACTATAAAGGAAGCGACTTTGACTGCGAGTTGAGACTGTTGATTCACCAGAGTCTGGCAGGAGGAATTATTGGGGTCAAAGGTGCTAAAATCAAAGAACTTCGAGAG AACACTCAGACAACTATCAAGCTTTTCCAGGAATGCTGTCCTCATTCCACGGATCGAGTTGTTCTTATCGGTGGAAAGCCTGATAGGGTTGTGGAGTGCATCAAGATCATACTGGATCTTATATctgag TCTCCTATCAAAGGACGTGCACAACCCTATGATCCCAATTTCTATGATGAAACCTATGACTATGGTGGTTTCACAATGATGTTTGATGATCGACGAGGACGCCCTGTAGGATTTCCCATGCGGGGAAGGGGAGGCTTTGACAGAATGCCCCCAGGCCGTGGTGGGCGTCCTATGCCCCCATCCAGAAGAGATTATGATGACATGAGCCCTCGCAGAGGACCCCCACCACCTCCTCCTGGACGTGGTGGCAGGGGTGGTAGCAGAGCTCGAAATCTTCCtcttccaccaccaccaccacctagAGGAGG CGATCTTATGGCTTATGACAGAAGAGGAAGACCCGGTGACCGTTATGATGGCATG GTTGGTTTTAGTGCTGATGAGACTTGGGACTCTGCAATAGATACTTGGAGTCCTTCCGAATGGCAGATGGCTTATGAACCACAG GGTGGTTCTGGATATG ATTATTCCTATGCAGGGGGCCGTGGCTCATACGGTGATCTTGGTGGACCCATTATTACAACACAAGTAACTATTCCCAAAGAT TTGGCTGGATCTATTATTGGCAAAGGTGGTCAGCGAATCAAACAAATACGTCATGAATCTGGAGCATCAATCAAAATTGATGAGCCTTTGGAAGGATCTGAGGATCGAATTATAACCATTACAGGAACACAGGACCAGATACAGAATGCACAGTATTTACTGCAAAACAG tgtGAAGCAGTATTCTGGAAAGTTTTTCTAA
- the HNRNPK gene encoding heterogeneous nuclear ribonucleoprotein K isoform X4, whose translation METEQPEETFPNTETNGEFGKRPAEDMEEEQAFKRSRNTDEMVELRILLQSKNAGAVIGKGGKNIKALRTDYNASVSVPDSSGPERILSISADIETIGEILKKIIPTLEEGLQLPSPTATSQLPLESDAVECLNYQHYKGSDFDCELRLLIHQSLAGGIIGVKGAKIKELRENTQTTIKLFQECCPHSTDRVVLIGGKPDRVVECIKIILDLISESPIKGRAQPYDPNFYDETYDYGGFTMMFDDRRGRPVGFPMRGRGGFDRMPPGRGGRPMPPSRRDYDDMSPRRGPPPPPPGRGGRGGSRARNLPLPPPPPPRGGDLMAYDRRGRPGDRYDGMVGFSADETWDSAIDTWSPSEWQMAYEPQGGSGYDYSYAGGRGSYGDLGGPIITTQVTIPKDLAGSIIGKGGQRIKQIRHESGASIKIDEPLEGSEDRIITITGTQDQIQNAQYLLQNSVKQYSGKFF comes from the exons ATGGAGACTGAGCAACCAGAAGAAACCTTCCCCAATACTGAAACTAATGGTGAATTTG GTAAACGCCCTGCTGAAGATATGGAGGAGGAGCAGGCCTTTAAAAGATCTAGAAACACTGACGAGATGGTTGAACTGCGCATTTTGCTTCAAAGCAAG AATGCTGGAGCAGTGATTGGGAAAGGAGGCAAAAATATCAAAGCTCTTCGTACAGAC TACAATGCCAGTGTTTCAGTCCCAGACAGCAGTGGCCCCGAGCG CATATTGAGTATCAGTGCAGATATTGAAACAATTGgagaaattctgaagaaaatcaTCCCTACCTTGGAAGAG GGCCTGCAGTTGCCATCACCCACTGCAACCAGCCAGCTCCCGCTCGAATCTGATGCTGTGGAATGCTTAAAT TATCAACACTATAAAGGAAGCGACTTTGACTGCGAGTTGAGACTGTTGATTCACCAGAGTCTGGCAGGAGGAATTATTGGGGTCAAAGGTGCTAAAATCAAAGAACTTCGAGAG AACACTCAGACAACTATCAAGCTTTTCCAGGAATGCTGTCCTCATTCCACGGATCGAGTTGTTCTTATCGGTGGAAAGCCTGATAGGGTTGTGGAGTGCATCAAGATCATACTGGATCTTATATctgag TCTCCTATCAAAGGACGTGCACAACCCTATGATCCCAATTTCTATGATGAAACCTATGACTATGGTGGTTTCACAATGATGTTTGATGATCGACGAGGACGCCCTGTAGGATTTCCCATGCGGGGAAGGGGAGGCTTTGACAGAATGCCCCCAGGCCGTGGTGGGCGTCCTATGCCCCCATCCAGAAGAGATTATGATGACATGAGCCCTCGCAGAGGACCCCCACCACCTCCTCCTGGACGTGGTGGCAGGGGTGGTAGCAGAGCTCGAAATCTTCCtcttccaccaccaccaccacctagAGGAGG CGATCTTATGGCTTATGACAGAAGAGGAAGACCCGGTGACCGTTATGATGGCATG GTTGGTTTTAGTGCTGATGAGACTTGGGACTCTGCAATAGATACTTGGAGTCCTTCCGAATGGCAGATGGCTTATGAACCACAG GGTGGTTCTGGATATG ATTATTCCTATGCAGGGGGCCGTGGCTCATACGGTGATCTTGGTGGACCCATTATTACAACACAAGTAACTATTCCCAAAGAT TTGGCTGGATCTATTATTGGCAAAGGTGGTCAGCGAATCAAACAAATACGTCATGAATCTGGAGCATCAATCAAAATTGATGAGCCTTTGGAAGGATCTGAGGATCGAATTATAACCATTACAGGAACACAGGACCAGATACAGAATGCACAGTATTTACTGCAAAACAG tgtGAAGCAGTATTCTGGAAAGTTTTTCTAA
- the HNRNPK gene encoding heterogeneous nuclear ribonucleoprotein K isoform X5 codes for METEQPEETFPNTETNGEFGKRPAEDMEEEQAFKRSRNTDEMVELRILLQSKNAGAVIGKGGKNIKALRTDYNASVSVPDSSGPERILSISADIETIGEILKKIIPTLEEYQHYKGSDFDCELRLLIHQSLAGGIIGVKGAKIKELRENTQTTIKLFQECCPHSTDRVVLIGGKPDRVVECIKIILDLISESPIKGRAQPYDPNFYDETYDYGGFTMMFDDRRGRPVGFPMRGRGGFDRMPPGRGGRPMPPSRRDYDDMSPRRGPPPPPPGRGGRGGSRARNLPLPPPPPPRGGDLMAYDRRGRPGDRYDGMVGFSADETWDSAIDTWSPSEWQMAYEPQVEYHEFTGGSGYDYSYAGGRGSYGDLGGPIITTQVTIPKDLAGSIIGKGGQRIKQIRHESGASIKIDEPLEGSEDRIITITGTQDQIQNAQYLLQNSVKQYADVEGF; via the exons ATGGAGACTGAGCAACCAGAAGAAACCTTCCCCAATACTGAAACTAATGGTGAATTTG GTAAACGCCCTGCTGAAGATATGGAGGAGGAGCAGGCCTTTAAAAGATCTAGAAACACTGACGAGATGGTTGAACTGCGCATTTTGCTTCAAAGCAAG AATGCTGGAGCAGTGATTGGGAAAGGAGGCAAAAATATCAAAGCTCTTCGTACAGAC TACAATGCCAGTGTTTCAGTCCCAGACAGCAGTGGCCCCGAGCG CATATTGAGTATCAGTGCAGATATTGAAACAATTGgagaaattctgaagaaaatcaTCCCTACCTTGGAAGAG TATCAACACTATAAAGGAAGCGACTTTGACTGCGAGTTGAGACTGTTGATTCACCAGAGTCTGGCAGGAGGAATTATTGGGGTCAAAGGTGCTAAAATCAAAGAACTTCGAGAG AACACTCAGACAACTATCAAGCTTTTCCAGGAATGCTGTCCTCATTCCACGGATCGAGTTGTTCTTATCGGTGGAAAGCCTGATAGGGTTGTGGAGTGCATCAAGATCATACTGGATCTTATATctgag TCTCCTATCAAAGGACGTGCACAACCCTATGATCCCAATTTCTATGATGAAACCTATGACTATGGTGGTTTCACAATGATGTTTGATGATCGACGAGGACGCCCTGTAGGATTTCCCATGCGGGGAAGGGGAGGCTTTGACAGAATGCCCCCAGGCCGTGGTGGGCGTCCTATGCCCCCATCCAGAAGAGATTATGATGACATGAGCCCTCGCAGAGGACCCCCACCACCTCCTCCTGGACGTGGTGGCAGGGGTGGTAGCAGAGCTCGAAATCTTCCtcttccaccaccaccaccacctagAGGAGG CGATCTTATGGCTTATGACAGAAGAGGAAGACCCGGTGACCGTTATGATGGCATG GTTGGTTTTAGTGCTGATGAGACTTGGGACTCTGCAATAGATACTTGGAGTCCTTCCGAATGGCAGATGGCTTATGAACCACAGGTTGAGTACCATGAGTTTACg GGTGGTTCTGGATATG ATTATTCCTATGCAGGGGGCCGTGGCTCATACGGTGATCTTGGTGGACCCATTATTACAACACAAGTAACTATTCCCAAAGAT TTGGCTGGATCTATTATTGGCAAAGGTGGTCAGCGAATCAAACAAATACGTCATGAATCTGGAGCATCAATCAAAATTGATGAGCCTTTGGAAGGATCTGAGGATCGAATTATAACCATTACAGGAACACAGGACCAGATACAGAATGCACAGTATTTACTGCAAAACAG tgTGAAGCAGTATGCAGATGTTGAAGGATTCTAA
- the HNRNPK gene encoding heterogeneous nuclear ribonucleoprotein K isoform X2, whose translation METEQPEETFPNTETNGEFGKRPAEDMEEEQAFKRSRNTDEMVELRILLQSKNAGAVIGKGGKNIKALRTDYNASVSVPDSSGPERILSISADIETIGEILKKIIPTLEEGLQLPSPTATSQLPLESDAVECLNYQHYKGSDFDCELRLLIHQSLAGGIIGVKGAKIKELRENTQTTIKLFQECCPHSTDRVVLIGGKPDRVVECIKIILDLISESPIKGRAQPYDPNFYDETYDYGGFTMMFDDRRGRPVGFPMRGRGGFDRMPPGRGGRPMPPSRRDYDDMSPRRGPPPPPPGRGGRGGSRARNLPLPPPPPPRGGDLMAYDRRGRPGDRYDGMVGFSADETWDSAIDTWSPSEWQMAYEPQVEYHEFTGGSGYDYSYAGGRGSYGDLGGPIITTQVTIPKDLAGSIIGKGGQRIKQIRHESGASIKIDEPLEGSEDRIITITGTQDQIQNAQYLLQNSVKQYSGKFF comes from the exons ATGGAGACTGAGCAACCAGAAGAAACCTTCCCCAATACTGAAACTAATGGTGAATTTG GTAAACGCCCTGCTGAAGATATGGAGGAGGAGCAGGCCTTTAAAAGATCTAGAAACACTGACGAGATGGTTGAACTGCGCATTTTGCTTCAAAGCAAG AATGCTGGAGCAGTGATTGGGAAAGGAGGCAAAAATATCAAAGCTCTTCGTACAGAC TACAATGCCAGTGTTTCAGTCCCAGACAGCAGTGGCCCCGAGCG CATATTGAGTATCAGTGCAGATATTGAAACAATTGgagaaattctgaagaaaatcaTCCCTACCTTGGAAGAG GGCCTGCAGTTGCCATCACCCACTGCAACCAGCCAGCTCCCGCTCGAATCTGATGCTGTGGAATGCTTAAAT TATCAACACTATAAAGGAAGCGACTTTGACTGCGAGTTGAGACTGTTGATTCACCAGAGTCTGGCAGGAGGAATTATTGGGGTCAAAGGTGCTAAAATCAAAGAACTTCGAGAG AACACTCAGACAACTATCAAGCTTTTCCAGGAATGCTGTCCTCATTCCACGGATCGAGTTGTTCTTATCGGTGGAAAGCCTGATAGGGTTGTGGAGTGCATCAAGATCATACTGGATCTTATATctgag TCTCCTATCAAAGGACGTGCACAACCCTATGATCCCAATTTCTATGATGAAACCTATGACTATGGTGGTTTCACAATGATGTTTGATGATCGACGAGGACGCCCTGTAGGATTTCCCATGCGGGGAAGGGGAGGCTTTGACAGAATGCCCCCAGGCCGTGGTGGGCGTCCTATGCCCCCATCCAGAAGAGATTATGATGACATGAGCCCTCGCAGAGGACCCCCACCACCTCCTCCTGGACGTGGTGGCAGGGGTGGTAGCAGAGCTCGAAATCTTCCtcttccaccaccaccaccacctagAGGAGG CGATCTTATGGCTTATGACAGAAGAGGAAGACCCGGTGACCGTTATGATGGCATG GTTGGTTTTAGTGCTGATGAGACTTGGGACTCTGCAATAGATACTTGGAGTCCTTCCGAATGGCAGATGGCTTATGAACCACAGGTTGAGTACCATGAGTTTACg GGTGGTTCTGGATATG ATTATTCCTATGCAGGGGGCCGTGGCTCATACGGTGATCTTGGTGGACCCATTATTACAACACAAGTAACTATTCCCAAAGAT TTGGCTGGATCTATTATTGGCAAAGGTGGTCAGCGAATCAAACAAATACGTCATGAATCTGGAGCATCAATCAAAATTGATGAGCCTTTGGAAGGATCTGAGGATCGAATTATAACCATTACAGGAACACAGGACCAGATACAGAATGCACAGTATTTACTGCAAAACAG tgtGAAGCAGTATTCTGGAAAGTTTTTCTAA
- the HNRNPK gene encoding heterogeneous nuclear ribonucleoprotein K isoform X1: METEQPEETFPNTETNGEFGKRPAEDMEEEQAFKRSRNTDEMVELRILLQSKNAGAVIGKGGKNIKALRTDYNASVSVPDSSGPERILSISADIETIGEILKKIIPTLEEGLQLPSPTATSQLPLESDAVECLNYQHYKGSDFDCELRLLIHQSLAGGIIGVKGAKIKELRENTQTTIKLFQECCPHSTDRVVLIGGKPDRVVECIKIILDLISESPIKGRAQPYDPNFYDETYDYGGFTMMFDDRRGRPVGFPMRGRGGFDRMPPGRGGRPMPPSRRDYDDMSPRRGPPPPPPGRGGRGGSRARNLPLPPPPPPRGGDLMAYDRRGRPGDRYDGMVGFSADETWDSAIDTWSPSEWQMAYEPQVEYHEFTGGSGYDYSYAGGRGSYGDLGGPIITTQVTIPKDLAGSIIGKGGQRIKQIRHESGASIKIDEPLEGSEDRIITITGTQDQIQNAQYLLQNSVKQYADVEGF, encoded by the exons ATGGAGACTGAGCAACCAGAAGAAACCTTCCCCAATACTGAAACTAATGGTGAATTTG GTAAACGCCCTGCTGAAGATATGGAGGAGGAGCAGGCCTTTAAAAGATCTAGAAACACTGACGAGATGGTTGAACTGCGCATTTTGCTTCAAAGCAAG AATGCTGGAGCAGTGATTGGGAAAGGAGGCAAAAATATCAAAGCTCTTCGTACAGAC TACAATGCCAGTGTTTCAGTCCCAGACAGCAGTGGCCCCGAGCG CATATTGAGTATCAGTGCAGATATTGAAACAATTGgagaaattctgaagaaaatcaTCCCTACCTTGGAAGAG GGCCTGCAGTTGCCATCACCCACTGCAACCAGCCAGCTCCCGCTCGAATCTGATGCTGTGGAATGCTTAAAT TATCAACACTATAAAGGAAGCGACTTTGACTGCGAGTTGAGACTGTTGATTCACCAGAGTCTGGCAGGAGGAATTATTGGGGTCAAAGGTGCTAAAATCAAAGAACTTCGAGAG AACACTCAGACAACTATCAAGCTTTTCCAGGAATGCTGTCCTCATTCCACGGATCGAGTTGTTCTTATCGGTGGAAAGCCTGATAGGGTTGTGGAGTGCATCAAGATCATACTGGATCTTATATctgag TCTCCTATCAAAGGACGTGCACAACCCTATGATCCCAATTTCTATGATGAAACCTATGACTATGGTGGTTTCACAATGATGTTTGATGATCGACGAGGACGCCCTGTAGGATTTCCCATGCGGGGAAGGGGAGGCTTTGACAGAATGCCCCCAGGCCGTGGTGGGCGTCCTATGCCCCCATCCAGAAGAGATTATGATGACATGAGCCCTCGCAGAGGACCCCCACCACCTCCTCCTGGACGTGGTGGCAGGGGTGGTAGCAGAGCTCGAAATCTTCCtcttccaccaccaccaccacctagAGGAGG CGATCTTATGGCTTATGACAGAAGAGGAAGACCCGGTGACCGTTATGATGGCATG GTTGGTTTTAGTGCTGATGAGACTTGGGACTCTGCAATAGATACTTGGAGTCCTTCCGAATGGCAGATGGCTTATGAACCACAGGTTGAGTACCATGAGTTTACg GGTGGTTCTGGATATG ATTATTCCTATGCAGGGGGCCGTGGCTCATACGGTGATCTTGGTGGACCCATTATTACAACACAAGTAACTATTCCCAAAGAT TTGGCTGGATCTATTATTGGCAAAGGTGGTCAGCGAATCAAACAAATACGTCATGAATCTGGAGCATCAATCAAAATTGATGAGCCTTTGGAAGGATCTGAGGATCGAATTATAACCATTACAGGAACACAGGACCAGATACAGAATGCACAGTATTTACTGCAAAACAG tgTGAAGCAGTATGCAGATGTTGAAGGATTCTAA
- the HNRNPK gene encoding heterogeneous nuclear ribonucleoprotein K isoform X6, with protein sequence METEQPEETFPNTETNGEFGKRPAEDMEEEQAFKRSRNTDEMVELRILLQSKNAGAVIGKGGKNIKALRTDYNASVSVPDSSGPERILSISADIETIGEILKKIIPTLEEYQHYKGSDFDCELRLLIHQSLAGGIIGVKGAKIKELRENTQTTIKLFQECCPHSTDRVVLIGGKPDRVVECIKIILDLISESPIKGRAQPYDPNFYDETYDYGGFTMMFDDRRGRPVGFPMRGRGGFDRMPPGRGGRPMPPSRRDYDDMSPRRGPPPPPPGRGGRGGSRARNLPLPPPPPPRGGDLMAYDRRGRPGDRYDGMVGFSADETWDSAIDTWSPSEWQMAYEPQGGSGYDYSYAGGRGSYGDLGGPIITTQVTIPKDLAGSIIGKGGQRIKQIRHESGASIKIDEPLEGSEDRIITITGTQDQIQNAQYLLQNSVKQYADVEGF encoded by the exons ATGGAGACTGAGCAACCAGAAGAAACCTTCCCCAATACTGAAACTAATGGTGAATTTG GTAAACGCCCTGCTGAAGATATGGAGGAGGAGCAGGCCTTTAAAAGATCTAGAAACACTGACGAGATGGTTGAACTGCGCATTTTGCTTCAAAGCAAG AATGCTGGAGCAGTGATTGGGAAAGGAGGCAAAAATATCAAAGCTCTTCGTACAGAC TACAATGCCAGTGTTTCAGTCCCAGACAGCAGTGGCCCCGAGCG CATATTGAGTATCAGTGCAGATATTGAAACAATTGgagaaattctgaagaaaatcaTCCCTACCTTGGAAGAG TATCAACACTATAAAGGAAGCGACTTTGACTGCGAGTTGAGACTGTTGATTCACCAGAGTCTGGCAGGAGGAATTATTGGGGTCAAAGGTGCTAAAATCAAAGAACTTCGAGAG AACACTCAGACAACTATCAAGCTTTTCCAGGAATGCTGTCCTCATTCCACGGATCGAGTTGTTCTTATCGGTGGAAAGCCTGATAGGGTTGTGGAGTGCATCAAGATCATACTGGATCTTATATctgag TCTCCTATCAAAGGACGTGCACAACCCTATGATCCCAATTTCTATGATGAAACCTATGACTATGGTGGTTTCACAATGATGTTTGATGATCGACGAGGACGCCCTGTAGGATTTCCCATGCGGGGAAGGGGAGGCTTTGACAGAATGCCCCCAGGCCGTGGTGGGCGTCCTATGCCCCCATCCAGAAGAGATTATGATGACATGAGCCCTCGCAGAGGACCCCCACCACCTCCTCCTGGACGTGGTGGCAGGGGTGGTAGCAGAGCTCGAAATCTTCCtcttccaccaccaccaccacctagAGGAGG CGATCTTATGGCTTATGACAGAAGAGGAAGACCCGGTGACCGTTATGATGGCATG GTTGGTTTTAGTGCTGATGAGACTTGGGACTCTGCAATAGATACTTGGAGTCCTTCCGAATGGCAGATGGCTTATGAACCACAG GGTGGTTCTGGATATG ATTATTCCTATGCAGGGGGCCGTGGCTCATACGGTGATCTTGGTGGACCCATTATTACAACACAAGTAACTATTCCCAAAGAT TTGGCTGGATCTATTATTGGCAAAGGTGGTCAGCGAATCAAACAAATACGTCATGAATCTGGAGCATCAATCAAAATTGATGAGCCTTTGGAAGGATCTGAGGATCGAATTATAACCATTACAGGAACACAGGACCAGATACAGAATGCACAGTATTTACTGCAAAACAG tgTGAAGCAGTATGCAGATGTTGAAGGATTCTAA
- the HNRNPK gene encoding heterogeneous nuclear ribonucleoprotein K isoform X3, with translation METEQPEETFPNTETNGEFGKRPAEDMEEEQAFKRSRNTDEMVELRILLQSKNAGAVIGKGGKNIKALRTDYNASVSVPDSSGPERILSISADIETIGEILKKIIPTLEEGLQLPSPTATSQLPLESDAVECLNYQHYKGSDFDCELRLLIHQSLAGGIIGVKGAKIKELRENTQTTIKLFQECCPHSTDRVVLIGGKPDRVVECIKIILDLISESPIKGRAQPYDPNFYDETYDYGGFTMMFDDRRGRPVGFPMRGRGGFDRMPPGRGGRPMPPSRRDYDDMSPRRGPPPPPPGRGGRGGSRARNLPLPPPPPPRGGDLMAYDRRGRPGDRYDGMVGFSADETWDSAIDTWSPSEWQMAYEPQGGSGYDYSYAGGRGSYGDLGGPIITTQVTIPKDLAGSIIGKGGQRIKQIRHESGASIKIDEPLEGSEDRIITITGTQDQIQNAQYLLQNSVKQYADVEGF, from the exons ATGGAGACTGAGCAACCAGAAGAAACCTTCCCCAATACTGAAACTAATGGTGAATTTG GTAAACGCCCTGCTGAAGATATGGAGGAGGAGCAGGCCTTTAAAAGATCTAGAAACACTGACGAGATGGTTGAACTGCGCATTTTGCTTCAAAGCAAG AATGCTGGAGCAGTGATTGGGAAAGGAGGCAAAAATATCAAAGCTCTTCGTACAGAC TACAATGCCAGTGTTTCAGTCCCAGACAGCAGTGGCCCCGAGCG CATATTGAGTATCAGTGCAGATATTGAAACAATTGgagaaattctgaagaaaatcaTCCCTACCTTGGAAGAG GGCCTGCAGTTGCCATCACCCACTGCAACCAGCCAGCTCCCGCTCGAATCTGATGCTGTGGAATGCTTAAAT TATCAACACTATAAAGGAAGCGACTTTGACTGCGAGTTGAGACTGTTGATTCACCAGAGTCTGGCAGGAGGAATTATTGGGGTCAAAGGTGCTAAAATCAAAGAACTTCGAGAG AACACTCAGACAACTATCAAGCTTTTCCAGGAATGCTGTCCTCATTCCACGGATCGAGTTGTTCTTATCGGTGGAAAGCCTGATAGGGTTGTGGAGTGCATCAAGATCATACTGGATCTTATATctgag TCTCCTATCAAAGGACGTGCACAACCCTATGATCCCAATTTCTATGATGAAACCTATGACTATGGTGGTTTCACAATGATGTTTGATGATCGACGAGGACGCCCTGTAGGATTTCCCATGCGGGGAAGGGGAGGCTTTGACAGAATGCCCCCAGGCCGTGGTGGGCGTCCTATGCCCCCATCCAGAAGAGATTATGATGACATGAGCCCTCGCAGAGGACCCCCACCACCTCCTCCTGGACGTGGTGGCAGGGGTGGTAGCAGAGCTCGAAATCTTCCtcttccaccaccaccaccacctagAGGAGG CGATCTTATGGCTTATGACAGAAGAGGAAGACCCGGTGACCGTTATGATGGCATG GTTGGTTTTAGTGCTGATGAGACTTGGGACTCTGCAATAGATACTTGGAGTCCTTCCGAATGGCAGATGGCTTATGAACCACAG GGTGGTTCTGGATATG ATTATTCCTATGCAGGGGGCCGTGGCTCATACGGTGATCTTGGTGGACCCATTATTACAACACAAGTAACTATTCCCAAAGAT TTGGCTGGATCTATTATTGGCAAAGGTGGTCAGCGAATCAAACAAATACGTCATGAATCTGGAGCATCAATCAAAATTGATGAGCCTTTGGAAGGATCTGAGGATCGAATTATAACCATTACAGGAACACAGGACCAGATACAGAATGCACAGTATTTACTGCAAAACAG tgTGAAGCAGTATGCAGATGTTGAAGGATTCTAA